In one window of Helianthus annuus cultivar XRQ/B chromosome 17, HanXRQr2.0-SUNRISE, whole genome shotgun sequence DNA:
- the LOC110923952 gene encoding uncharacterized protein LOC110923952, translating to MERKKSAYAHTSHFKTSKHQTKFSLFQKSSSNILDLYPNQRRCSTIPTITGQKSLKIFIIAVEYQRSPEIFNNHRRISTVTAGNNQAKNDGISVDSKAKKIVKRKLIVDSDSAMWLDEALFDVDWGSFYFTTQVTPVKNSSSVVLADQAKPVNAT from the exons ATGG AAAGAAAAAAGTCTGCATATGCACATACCTCTcatttcaaaacttcaaaacATCAAACCAAATTCTCTCTCTTCCAAAAATCTTCATCAAACATTCTTGATCTATACCCAAATCAACGAAGATGTTCAACTATACCCACAATCACCGGCCAAAAATCGCTTAAGATCTTCATAATCGCCGTAGAATATCAAAGATCGCCAGAGATATTCAACAATCACCGGAGAATTTCAACGGTCACCGCCGGAAATAATCAAGCTAAAAACGACGGGATTTCAG TGGACAGCAAAGCAAAGAAAATTGTGAAAAGGAAATTAATAG TGGACAGCGACTCAGCGATGTGGTTAGATGAGGCACTTTTTGATGTTGACTGGGGATCATTTTACTTCACTACACAAGTTACCCCTGTCAAAAACTCTTCATCTGTGGTGCTCGCTGACCAAGCTAAACCAGTCAATGCCACCTAA